In one Butyrivibrio proteoclasticus B316 genomic region, the following are encoded:
- the lepB gene encoding signal peptidase I translates to MSNRNQTDLSNFKPSVDELKKELKRENRKKEYRNVLRNTLIVVVSVAALAVLISSFYVTVLKVTGDSMTPTLETGQIVIAQNSQEFEAGEMLAFYYNNKVLVKRVIGSPGDWVNIDANGRVSVNGIELEETYASDLSLEPTDIEFPYQVPENRWFVLGDHRSVSIDSRSSVVGCVTREQLIGKVVFRVFPFDTFGSL, encoded by the coding sequence ATGAGTAACAGGAATCAAACTGATCTTTCCAATTTCAAGCCTTCTGTTGATGAACTTAAGAAGGAACTTAAGAGAGAGAACAGGAAAAAAGAATATAGAAATGTACTCCGTAACACACTTATTGTTGTGGTGTCTGTCGCAGCTCTGGCAGTACTGATTTCAAGCTTCTACGTGACAGTACTCAAGGTAACCGGAGATAGTATGACACCTACTCTTGAAACCGGTCAGATAGTCATCGCACAGAACAGCCAGGAGTTTGAGGCTGGAGAGATGCTTGCTTTTTACTATAACAATAAGGTTTTGGTCAAAAGAGTTATCGGTTCGCCGGGAGACTGGGTTAACATCGATGCAAATGGAAGAGTTTCAGTTAACGGCATTGAACTTGAAGAAACATATGCATCTGATTTAAGCCTTGAACCGACAGATATAGAATTTCCATATCAGGTTCCGGAGAACAGATGGTTCGTTCTGGGAGATCACAGAAGTGTATCCATTGATTCGAGATCAAGCGTAGTTGGTTGTGTTACCAGGGAACAGCTCATTGGAAAAGTTGTTTTCAGAGTATTTCCATTTGACACATTTGGCAGTCTATAG